Below is a window of Streptomyces sp. NBC_00223 DNA.
GTACGGACCCGCTGACGGGGGACGAGCGCCGGGCCCGCAGCGGCTTCACCAACCGGCAGATCACCCTGAGCTGAGCCGGTCCCGGCCCGACGCGAGCACCGACGCAAGCACCGACGCGAACCCCCACGCAAACCCCGTCGGAAGCACCGACGCGAACCCCGACGGACCCCCCGTCAGAACCCCGGCCACCGCGGCCGCTCCGGACCCACCCCTGGACAGGGGTGCCGGCCGAGCGGCCGCCCGGTGATTCCGATCACAACTCCCGGGGAATCGCCGGGAATCGGCAGAACCCCCCGATCGAGGGAATTTGCGTTCGGACGAAGTCTTGTTACCGTTTGAACAGCCCGGTCGCTGGTGCATCCCCCGTCGCCAGCGACCGGGCCTTTCCATGCCCATGAGGCGGTCCGGCCAATGGAATCCACGGCTGTGCGACCCCGGGAGCACCGATACCGTCAGTCGTCGTTCGACGACGTCGCGCTGTGCCCGACATCCGCCCGATGCGGGCCGACATGCCCGGACCCACCGCTGACCGCGGCCAGCGGAAGGACGACGGCGAGCGCGGCGACGCTCGCGAGGGCCACCCGGCGCAGTCCGGCCGCCCGGACCCGCTCCTGGTCGTCCGGAGCCCACGACGATCGCGAAGACCGCGACGCCCGCAAGGACCGCAGCACGGACGACGACCGCAGCGCCGACGACGATCCCGGCGCCCACGAGGACGGCGCCCACGAAGACCCCTGCTGCGACTTCTGCGTCTTCAAGGAGTCCCCCTGACCTCGACAGTTGACCTCGACCATTCCCCCGCACCCGAACATAGCGTTCCGGAACATGTCGTTCCGTCACCGCCACCCGGCCCGCCCCGAAACCGCCCGTCCGTGGCCCCGACGTCCCCCGAAGAGCTCCGCCGCCGCCCCCGGCGTCCCCGCCGCCCCCGGCGTCCCCCGAAAAGAGAAGTCCCCGCGCGCGCCCCCGCCCGCGCTCAGTACGTGAGCCGGTCCCCGTCCGGGGCCGTCCGCCCCGCCCTGACCAGCGCGTCCACCAGCATGTCGATCCGCGGCAGCCACGGCGCCGCCCCACCCGACTCGGCGACCGGCGGCCGTACCCACCGCAGCTGACCCGCGCTGCTGCTGGACGGCGGCAGGGCCACGTATCCCCCGTCACCGTGGTAGCGCAACGAGGTCGGCACCCACTCCTGGCTGTCGAGGAGTTCGCCGAGCTCGGCCAGCGAGTAGGGCGCCACCAGGAAGACATAGCGGGTCGGGGTGGCGAGCACCGGGCCGAGCCGGACGCCGAAGCGTTCGATCACCTCAAGGGCGCGCGCGCCCGCGACCGCCGGCAGGCTCGCGGCCGAGACATGGTCGCCGGTGGCGAGCACGACCGGCGCGTCCGGCCGCTCGCTCCACCACCAGCGGATCATCCTCGGGTCACGGGTGGCGGCGAGCAGCCCGGGGTCGAGCGGGTGGACCCCGGGCACCGGGCAGTTGGGACGCGGGCAGGCACACGGCTGTGCGCCCGCGGCCCGCCAGGTGGTGCGTTTGTCGTATCCGACGCCGGGTACCACACGCCATTTCCACTGTTCGGCGTAGGTGAGCGCCGCGTTGAGCAACGCGGTCCGCCCCTTTCGCTGGAGTGAGAGCTTGCGTCGCCTTCCGAGGATCTCGCGCATCAGCGCTCGTTCCTTTCCGTTAACGCCCAGGGATCTGCCCATTACACAACGTAGCTGTCGAGCACACCGCATACGAGGCAGCGCATCACGCTGCCAGCCGAGCGTGGAACGTGGCGGAGGGTGGCGCGCAATGGCGCTTCTTGGTTCGTGGTGCCCTGCTCGCGAGCCACTTCCGTGACTCCCGTTGGGCGAAGCACCCCTCGCCACTCGGGGTTGGGTCGGCCGTCAACTGCTTACGTACTACGACGCTTGAGCCGGACTTCGGGTTCCTACCCATCACCCGCGATATGACGCGCTGTTGGCTGGGATCAGTCGACAGCGCGCATGAACCGGGGGTGGCGGTTTCCGGCCAAGCTACGGGGGAGTGGCCCCGGACCGCAAGACTCCGACACCATTCCCGGTACCAGGACAATCCTGGACATGCCCACGATCGTGCGTGTAGAAGTGGGGTCCTTGATAGCGGCGCAGCACGACATGGGGGTTTGCGATGCTATTCATCCAGATGCTCCGCGCATTGCGGACGAAAAGCGCTGATTGCCCCGCCTGCTGGTCCCCGGCCGGAAGCCCCCGGTCATGAGCCCCGCCCACGTCGGAAAAGTGGCCGGAACAGAGCCACTTCCTTCCGCTCAGGCGCACACTGGCGCCTCTGCGGCCGTGATCGGAGTACCGGTGGCCTCGCTGGTTCCGCGTGCCCCGGCCACGCCCGTGGTCCCGCCGTCCGGTTCGCGCGCCCCCGTTCTTCCTGCCCGCGGTACCCCCGCTCACACCCTTGCCGTCCAGGACCGGCTGGCCTCCTGGGTCTGCGATCTGTCGCTGCTGCACGAGCTGACCGAGCGGCTGGCCCGTACCGACGATCTGCACGACGCCCAGCACGAGGTGCTGCGGGCCGGCGCCACCCTGGTCGGCGCCCGGCGCGGCCTGATCGCGCTGGAGCCCGTCGACGGCCTGGGCCCGGACACCACCGTCGGCCTGGGGCTCGGGCACAGCGACCTCGGCGCCCTGGAGACCGTTCCGCATATTCCCGGCCATCCGACCGCCGCCGATCCCGCCGATCCGACGGCCGCCGAAACGGTCCACCGCGACCTCCTGCACGAACCCGGCCTCGCCCCCCGGCACCGCGAGGTCGCCGCCCAGCTCGGCCTCGGCGCGAGCTACGCGCTGCCGGTCGCCGCCGAGAGCGGGGGCCGGCTGGGCACGGCCGTCTGGTTCTACGACGAGCCCACCGAACCCGCCGACCGTCAGCGCCGTCTGATGGCCCTTTATCTGCGGTTCGCCGCCGAGCACCTGGCCCGCTGTCTCGACCTGTGCCGTGCCCGGGGCACCACCGCCGCCCTCGCCGCGGAACTGCTGCCCGCCCGGCTGCCGGCCGTGCCCGGTGTGCGGATGGCCGTACGCCACCGGACCGGACCGCGCGGCGGCGGCGACTGGTACGACGCCCTGCCGCTGCCCGAGGGCGCGCTCGGGCTGGCCGTCGGCGGGGTGACCGGGGCCGGGCCCGGCGCGGTCGCCGCCATGGGACGGCTGCGGGCCAGCCTGCGGGCGTACGCGGTGATGGAGGGCGAGGACCCGGTCGCCGTGCTGTCCGATCTGGAGCTGCTGATGCGGCTGACCGAACCGGCCCGCTCGGCGACGGCCCTGTTCGGCTACGCGACCGCGCTGTCCGGCGGCGGCCGCAAGCTCACGCTCGCCGGGGCCGGGCACTGCCCGCCGCTGGTGGTCGGCGACCGGCGCTGCGAGTTCGTGGAGACCACGCTGTCCGCGCCGCTGAACATGCTCAGTTGCTGGGAGGCGCCCAGCGTGGAGCTGCGCGCCCGGCCGGGCGAGACCCTGGTGCTCTACACCGACGGCCTGCTGCACCGCACCGGCGAGCCCGCCGACCGGGCCTTCGCCCGGCTGCACGCCGCCGCCCAGAGCGCGCCGCGGACCGTACGGGAGGACCCCGAGCACTTCGCCGACCATCTGGTGCGCACCGTGCTGCCCGACGGCCTGGACAGGACCGACGGGGTGGAGGACCTGGTGCTGCTGGTCGTGCGCTTCGACTGATGTCCACAGGGCCGTCCGGCGGCCGTCTTCCCTCTTCCGCCCGCACACATACGATGGGACGAAAGGTTCATCGAGTGGCGAGAGGGAGGCAGGACGTGGCGGAGGTCGAGGACACGCAGGAAGCCCGGCAGGTCGAGCAGAACACGCGGGACGAGCAGAAGGCTTCGGAATCGGCGCCGGAGACCACCGAGACCACCGAGACCACGGACAAGCCCGTCAAGAAGCGCAAGAACGGGCTGTACCCCGCGGTGTCCGACGAACTGGCCGCCGTCATGAAGTCCGGCTGGGCCGACACCGAGCTGCACGGCCTCGAACCGATCGCGCAGGCCCCGTACGCCGCCGCCCGGCGCGCCGCGCTGTCCGCCCGCTTCCCCGGCGAGCGGATCGTCGTACCGGCGGGCAATCTGCGCGTGCGGGCCAACGACACGGAGTACCCGTTCCGCGCCGCCAGCGAGTACGCCCACCTCACCGGTGACCAGACGCAGGACGCCGTGCTCGTGCTCGAACCGCTCGCGGGGGGCGGCCACGAGGCGACCGCGTATCTGCTGCCGCGCTCCAACCGGGAGAACGGCGAGTTCTGGCTCGACGGCCAGGGCGAGCTGTGGGTCGGCCGCAGGAACAGTCTGGCCGAGGGCGAGCAACTGCTCGGGCTGCCCTGCCAGGACGTCCGCGAGATCGCGGCCAAGCTGCGCGAGGCCACAGGACCGGTCCGGGTGGTCCGCGGCTACGACGCCGGAATCGAGGCCGCGCTCACCGACAAGGTGACCGCCGAGCGGGACGAGGAGCTGAGCGTCTTCCTCTCCGAACTGCGGCTGGTCAAGGACGAGTTCGAGATCGCCGAGCTCCAGCAGGCGTGCGACTCGACCGCCCGCGGCTTCGAGGACGTCGTCAAGGTGCTCGACCGGGCCGAGGCCACCTCGGAGCGGTACATCGAGGGCACCTTCTTCCTGCGCGCCCGTATCGAGGGCAACGACGTCGGCTACGGCTCCATCTGCGCGGCCGGCCCGCACGCCACCACCCTGCACTGGGTGCGCAACGACGGCCCGGTCCGCCCCGGCGACCTGCTGCTGCTCGACGCGGGCGTGGAGACCCGCACCCTCTACACCGCCGACGTCACCCGTACCCTCCCGATCGACGGCCGCTTCTCGCCGCTCCAGCGGAAGGTCTACGACGCGGTGTACGACGCGCAGCAGGCGGGCATCGACGCCGTCAAACCCGGCGCGGCCTACCGCGACTTCCACGAGGCCGCCCAGCGGGTGCTGGCCGAGCGGCTGGTGGAGTGGGGGCTGCTGGACGGCCCGGTCGAGCGGGTGCTCGAACTCGCCCTCCAGCGCCGCTGGACGCTGCACGGCACCGGGCACATGCTCGGCCTCGACGTGCACGACTGCGCGCGGGCGCGGACCGAGGCGTACGTGGACTGCACGCTGGAGCCCGGAATGGTGCTCACCGTGGAGCCCGGCCTGTACTTCCAGGCGGACGACCTCACCGTGCCGGAGGAGTACCGCGGCATCGGTGTGCGGATCGAGGACGACATCCTCGTCACCGAGGACGGCTGCCGCAATCTGTCGGCCGCGCTCCCGCGCGGCGCCGACGAGGTCGAGGCGTGGATGGCGGGCCTGCGCGGATAGCTCCGGTCGGGCCCGCCCGCACGAGGAACACGGCGGGCCCGCGCGGACCGCGGCGAGACCCGCCGACCGTCGTCCAGCGGCGTCAGGACGCCCTGAGCAGCCCGTCCTCACGCCACTTGAGCACCTTGTCGAACGCCACAACCGTGCCGTGCCCGGGCCGGTCGTGGAAGTGGACATGGTCCACGAGTGCTTCGATCATGAAGAGTCCGCGTCCGTCCTCGGCGTGCCGGCCCATCGGGGTCAGCGGCCGGGGCGGATGGCGGACGCGGTCGCGGGAGAACCCCGGTCCTGAGTCGGCCACCTCGATACGGCAGCGGTCACCGTCGATCTCCGCGGTGACGCTGTAGCCGGTGGCCGTACCGGCGTGTTCCACGGCGTTCGCACAGGCCTCGGAGAGCGCCACCGACAGATCGAAGCAGATGTCGGGATCGACCCCGGCGTTCTCCATCGTCCCCAGCAGCAGCTTCCGGGCGAGCGGAACGCTCGCAGCCTCGCGCCGCAAATGGAGTGACCACCAGATGCTCATGCTCCAGCCTCCTGGCTGCGGCTCGACATACGGTTACGTATTGCCGCGATCGACACTCCGTAAGCGTGGTGTTGACGTGATGCCGCTCATTCGGCGGATGCCCGGTCACGGCGTACGGGTGTAAAGGGAAACTGCGCGGGCACATCGCCACGAGCCGGACACCCCCTGTTCCGCACGGAAACGCGCGGTGAGAAGATGGCCGCCGTCATGGCTTCTCCCGCCACTTCCGTGCGCGCAGGCACCGGTATGCGACTACTGCGGGCCGCGGTGTTCACCGCGGTCTGCGTCGTGCTGGCCGCCGCCGGGCACACCATGGCGTCCGGCGGTACGGTGTCCGGCGCGTCGCTGGTGGTCGGCTGGCTGGCGGTGTTCGCCGTGGTGGCCCCGCTGGCCGGACGGGAACGGACGCTGCCCGGGATCGCGGCCCTGCTCGCGGCGGGACAGCTCGCCCTGCACACGGTCTTCAACGTCGGGCAGATGTGCGCCACCCTCACGGCGGCGCCGGCCGGACCCGACGCCGACCACGGACTGATGGCCACCGCCGCCCGGCTGGTGTGCGGCGAGGGCCAGGCCGGACGGCTCTCCCCGCAGGCCGCGCGGGAGATCGTGGCCCGGGCCGGACTCGGCCCGTCCGCGATCGGCTCGCCCATGCACATGCCCGGCATGCGGATGCCGGGCGACCCCGGCTTCGGCGTCCCGGCGCCTGTCGGCGGCCACGAAGCCCTGGCCCTGTCGCTGTGCACGCTGCCCATGCTGCTCGGCCATCTGCTCGCGGCCGTGATCGCGGGCTGGCTGCTGCGCCGCGGCGAGGCCGCGCTGTGGCGGCTGATCCGGCTGTCGGTACGCGGCGCCGCCGGGCTGACCGCGCTGACGCCCGCCCTCCTGCTGCGCCGGGCGTACGCCGCCGCCCTGCTCGCCGCGCTCGCGGCCGGGGCTCCGTACGTCCGGCTGCGGGTCCGGTGCGCGACACCGGAGGCGGCGGCCCGGCACCGTACGGTCTGGCTGCGGCACTGTCTGGCCAGGCGTGGTCCTCCCGTGGTCGTACTCGCGGCCTGACGCCGCGTCGGCTCCCCGTGGGGAGCGCTGACGCACGCGCGGGCCGCCCGGCCGCCTCCCCGTACACAACCGTGGCTCTTCCTCGGCCTCTCCATGGCCTCTCCACGGCTGTACGCGCTCCCGCGCGTTCGGGGAAGGCATCCGCGCGCCCTTGGACGCGCGCGGGAAACCCGCCAACGTCAGCGCACCACTCACTGTGGAGAAGACCCCTGCCATGAGCAGCTCTCGTATGCGCGGCCGTGCCGCGACCGTCGCCGCACTCGCCGGTTCCGTCGTCCTGCTGGCCGCCGTGCCCGCCTTCGCCCATGTCACCGTGCAGCCCAACACGGCGGCCAAGGGCAGTTACAGCACGGTCGCCTTCAAGGTGCCGAACGAGGAGGACGGCGCGTCCACGATCAAGGTGGAGGTCAATCTGCCGGCCGACCACCCGATCGCCTCGGTCTCGATCCAGCCGGTGCCCGGCTGGACCGCGAAGGTCGTCAAGTCGAAGCTGGCCACGCCGATCAAGTCGGACGACGGCACGATCGACGAGGCCGTCACCAAGATCACCTGGAGCGGGGGCAAGATCGAGCCCGGGCAGTTCCAGCAGTTCCCGGTCTCCTTCGGACCGCTGCCCGCCGACGCGGACTCGCTGTCCTTCAAGGCGCTCCAGACGTACGACAACGGGGACATCGTCCGCTGGATCGACATCGCCCAGGCCGGCCAGTCCGAGCCTGAGCACCCCGCGCCGACCATCAAGCTGACGGCCGCCCCCTCCGACGACGGCGCCGCCCCTGCTACTACGACCCCCGCCGCGGCCCCGGCCACCGACGCCAAGGACGCGCAGCCTGCGGCCGCCTCCGCCGACAGCAGCGACGGCACCGCCCGCACGCTCGGCATCGTCGGAATCGTCGTCGGTGTGATCGGCGTCGGCTTCGGCGTGCTCGCCGGGCGCCGCCGCGGCACGGGCGGCTCGTCGGACTCCGGCGGATCGTCGGCCTCGGCCTGATCCGGCTCCATCCGGGCGGCCGCGGCTCATCGAACAGGACCTCTCACATGCGCACCACCGTCAAACTCGGCGCCGTCGCCCTGGCCGCCGCCTCCGCCCTGCTGCTCTCCGGCTGCGGCGCCTCCGGCGGTTCCGACTCCTCCGACGCCGCCGCCGTGGCCGCGGTCTCGGGTGGGTCCCAGGGGGCCGGCACCGTGCTCGACACACCCTTCACCAAGCCGGACCTCGTACTGACCGACAACCACGGCAAGCCGTTCGACCTGGTGAAGCAGACCGCGGGCCGGCCCACCCTGCTCTTCTTCGGCTACACACACTGCCCCGACGTCTGCCCGACCACGATGGGCGATCTGGCGCTGGCCAAGTCCGAGCTGCCGCGGGCCGACCAGGACAAGCTGCGGGTGGTCTTCGTCAGCACCGACCCCGAGCGCGACACCCCGGCCCGGCTCACCGAGTGGCTCAAGGCGCTCGACCCGAGCTTCATCGGGCTGACCGGCAAGTTCGCCACCATCGAGGCCGCGGCGCGCTCGGTCGGCGTGGGCATCTCCGCGCCGGTCAAGGAGAAGGACGGCAGCGTCACAGTGACCCACGGCGCCGAGGTGCTGGCCTTCTGGCCCAAGGACGACAAGGCGCATGTGCTCTACATGTCCGGCACCACCGCCGAGCAGTACGCGCACGACCTGCCGAAGATCATCAGGAGCGAGAAGCCGTGAGCGGGCCCGGAGACAGGTCCGCGGGGCGGCCCGTACGGCGGCGGATCGCGCTGAGCGCGGGCGCGGTCGTCACGGTGGGCGCTGCCCTGGCCTTCACCGGGTGCTCCTCCACCGGCACCTCGGCCCGTACGTCGACCCGTACGGCCGCCGACCGGAAGAGTGCCGCGCATCTGACCGTGAGCGGGGGCTACCTACCCCAGCCGCTGCTCACCGACATGGCCGCCGCCTACTTCACCGTCACCAACCCGGACGGGACCGACGCCGAACTGACCTCCGTGACCAGCCCGCTGGCCGCACACACCACCCTGCACACCACCACCGGCACGACCATGCGACAGGTGGACTCCCTGACCGTCCCGGCGCACGGCACACTCGCGCTCGGCACCGGCGGCGACCATCTGATGCTGGAGAACCTCACCCACAAGCCACTCGTCGGCGACACGGTGACCCTGACCCTCCACTTCGCACACGCCACGCCCGCCACGATGACGGTCACCGTGCCCGTGCGCCCGACGACGTACCGTCCGAAGGGCTGACAAGCCGATGAACAAGCGGTTGTACGTGCCGATACCGACGACGCCGAGAGCGCCGACCATGCGGAAGACACCGGATTCACCGCCGCCGCCCCGGACGGCCCGGCCGGGGCTCCCCCTGCCGGGCACGCCGACGACCGGCGGGAGCGCGCCCGCGCGCCGCCGCGTCCGGCGCCGGCTCGCCGGGCTCGCCGCCCTGCTCGGGACGCTGCTCGCCGTGCTGCTCGGCACGGCCGCGCCCGCGTCCGCGCACGCCGCGCTGATCGGCATGGACCCCGCCAGGGGTTCGGTGGTCAAGACGGCGCCGTCCCGTATCGTGCTCACCTTCTCCGAGGGGGTGCTGCTCTCCGACGACTCGCTGCGGGTGCTCGACCCGCAGGGGACGAACGTCGCCGTCGGCGCCCCGGGGCATGTGAGCGGCACCGACTCCGGATCCACCGCCACCGTGGCGCTGCGCCCCGGGCTCGGCGACGGCACGTACACCGTGGCCTGGCGGGCGATCTCGCAGGACAGCCACCCGGTCTCGGGCGCCTTCACCTTCTCGGTCGGCGCGCCCTCCAAGACCGCGGTCAACCTGTCGGGCGCGGCCGCGGCAGGCGGCGGGACGGCCGGCACGCTCTACGGGATCGGCCGCTACTTCGCCTACGGCGGGTTCGCGCTGCTGGTCGGCGCCTCGGTCTTCCTCTCGGTCTGCTGGCCGCGCGGTGCCATGCTGCGGCCGATGCGCCGGCTCGCCGCGGGCGGCTGGGCCACCCTGGTCGTCTCGACCATCGCCCTGCTGATGCTGCGCGGCCCCTATGTCAACGGCAAGGGGCTCGGCCAGGTCTTCGATCTCGCGGTGATGCGGGACCAGCTGGAGACCAGACCGGGCGCCGCCCTGCTCTCCCGGCTGCTGCTGCTCGCCGCCGCCGCGGTCTTCCTCGCGGTGCTCTTCGGCAGCTACGCCAAGCGCGAGGACTCCGCGGAACGCGCCGATCTGGCCTGGGGTCTGGGCATCGGCGGCACGGTCGTGGCGGTCGGCATCGCGGCCACCTGGGCGATGGCCGAGCACGCCTCGGTCGGCATCCAGCGCAGGCTGGCCATGCCGGTGGACGTGATCCATCTGCTGTCCATGGCGATCTGGATGGGCGGCCTGATCACCCTGCTCGTCGCCCTGTGGGCGCCCTCGATGGCCGACCGGCCGGTCGAGCGCTTCGCCGTCCACCGCTTCTCGCTGCTGGCCCTGACCTCGATCACCCTGCTGGTCGCCACGGGCACGTATCAGGCGTGGCGGCAGATCGGCACCTGGCGGGCGTTCACCGACACGTCGTACGGGCGGCTGCTGCTGATCAAGATCGGCCTGGTGGGCGGGCTGGTCGTCATCGCGTGGTTCTCACGGCGCTGGACGGGGGCGCTGGCGGTGCCGTCGGGGGTACGGGCGGGGTCCTCCTCCGGGTCGGCTTCGTCGGCGGCCTCGTCCTCGGCGCGGATCGGTGCTCAGGCGGCGGCGCCGGAACGTACGGCCGTACGGGAGCCGGTCGGCGCGGCCGCCTCGGACGGCACCGAATCGGAGAGGGCTGAGGGCGCGGAGGGGTCCGGGTCCGAGAAGGCGGCCGATCCCGCGCGGGCCGCCCAGCTGCGGCGGCAGCAGACCGCGCGCCGGAACGCCGAGGCCCGCAAGGTGCGCGAGGCGGACCCGGCGCGCGGTGCGCTGCGCCGCTCGGTGCTCGCGGAGGCGGCCGTCGCCGTGGTACTGCTCGCGGTCACCACGACGCTGTCGGGTTCGCAGCCTGGGCGGGCCGCCGAGGAGCAGAAGGCCCTGCCGGACGCGGGGGTCGGGGCCTCCCCCGGCTCCGGCGCCCCGCAGCAGATCGCGGTCACCCTCCCGTACGACACCGGCGGCCCGAAGGGCAAGGGCGCCGCCGGGGTCACCGTGGACCCGGGCCGGGCCGGCACCCCCAATCAGCTGCTGGTGCTGCTGACGGACCCGGACGGCAACCCGGTCAACGTCCCCGAGCTGCGGGTGTCCCTCACCCTCCCGGACAAGCACCTCGGCCCGATCCCGGTCCTGGTGCACCGGATGACCCTCGGGCACTGGATGGCGGCCGAGGTCCAGCTGCCGCTGCCGGGCACCTGGCAGCTGGCCGTCACCGTCCGCACCTCGGACATCGACGAGGTGACGGTCACGAAGAACGTACGGATCACGTCGTGAGCGCTGTGGACAGGAAAGCCGCCGGGAAGCCGGAGACCACCGGGAAGCGGGAGACCACCGGGAAGCCGGAGAGCACCCCCGCCGAGCGGCCGGGCGACGGTCCCGCGCTCTCCCGGCGGCGGCTGCTCGGGACGGCGGGGGCGGCGGGCGCGGCCGGGCTGGCGGTCGGCGCCGGCGGCTTCGGCGCGGCGCTGGCCGTGCGCGACGAACCCACCGCGCTGACCTCCGTGGGCGCGGGCCGCGTCCCGTTCGAAGGCGTACGGCAGGCCGGGATCACGCAGCCCGCGCAGGCCCGGGGGCATCTGGTCGCCTTCGACCTCGCCCCCGGCGCCGACCGCCGGGCGGCCGCCGCGCTGCTGCGGCGCTGGTCGGACGCGGCGCGCGAGATGACCCGGGCCGACCGGCCGCTGACCCCGGCGTCGTACGACGACCAGGTGGCCGACGACGCCGGGCCGTCCTCGCTCACCGTTACCTTCGGCTTCGGGCGGAGCTTCTTCGGCCGGACCGGGCTGACCTCGCGGCTGCCGGAGGCGCTCGCGCCGCTGCCGGTCTTCCCGGGCGACGCGCTCGATCCGAAGCGCGGCGACGGCGATCTGTGGGTGCAGATCGGCGCCGACGACGCGCTGGTCGCCTTCCACGCGCTGCGGGTGATCCAGAAGTCCGCCCGCGACACCGCCTCCGTGCGCTGGCAGATGAACGGCTTCAACCGCACCCCGGGCGCGACCGCGCGGCCGATGACCGCCCGCAATCTGATGGGCCAGATCGACGGCACGAACAACCCCAAGCCGACCGAGTCCGACTTCGATCAGCGGATCTTCGTACCGGCGGCGGGTATGTCCGGCTCCCCCGAGTGGATGGCGGGCGGGTCGTACGCCGTCTTCCGGCGGATCAGGATGCTGCTCGACTCCTGGGACCATCTGCCGGTGGAGCGGCAGGAGAAGGTGATCGGGCGGCGCAAGTCCGACGGGGCGCCGCTGTCCGGGGGCATCGAGACGACCCCGCCCGACCTGGAGAAGTTCAACCCGGACGGGTCGCTCGCCATCGCGGCCGACGCGCACATCAGGGTCGCGGCGCCCGCCTCCAACGGCGGCGCGGCGATGCTGCGGCGGGCGTTCTCGTACCACGACGGCATCGGCGGCGACGGCGCCCCGGACGCCGGGCTGCTCTTCGTGGCCTGGCAGGCCGACCCGGCCAGGGGTTTCGTGCCCGTGCAGCGCAAGCT
It encodes the following:
- the efeB gene encoding iron uptake transporter deferrochelatase/peroxidase subunit; translation: MSAVDRKAAGKPETTGKRETTGKPESTPAERPGDGPALSRRRLLGTAGAAGAAGLAVGAGGFGAALAVRDEPTALTSVGAGRVPFEGVRQAGITQPAQARGHLVAFDLAPGADRRAAAALLRRWSDAAREMTRADRPLTPASYDDQVADDAGPSSLTVTFGFGRSFFGRTGLTSRLPEALAPLPVFPGDALDPKRGDGDLWVQIGADDALVAFHALRVIQKSARDTASVRWQMNGFNRTPGATARPMTARNLMGQIDGTNNPKPTESDFDQRIFVPAAGMSGSPEWMAGGSYAVFRRIRMLLDSWDHLPVERQEKVIGRRKSDGAPLSGGIETTPPDLEKFNPDGSLAIAADAHIRVAAPASNGGAAMLRRAFSYHDGIGGDGAPDAGLLFVAWQADPARGFVPVQRKLDGADGLSRFLRHEAGGLYAVPGGVGPGEYVGQRLLEG